A window of Salmo trutta chromosome 5, fSalTru1.1, whole genome shotgun sequence contains these coding sequences:
- the si:ch211-63p21.2 gene encoding FH1/FH2 domain-containing protein 1 isoform X3 → MTQSYQIKDMPLTSGLDKSWVSFLKSAPRLCLNTLDFSDLWDEEDLGLDSAEEDGGTLTNQTSACLQTPPPPPPMPPSAPPPPLSTGYASSMGKPSGCRTLKLHWRELHSLPALPRVSRFGPQTIWAGLEPVHLDTNRLEYLFETKGNGSICSVLMGRQKLPSVSVLGVKRSNIITIALSSLPPPHLLPPAIYTMDCSVLDREDVQRLQSLVPSEEELSLIRKAQAESPHSPLAPAELCLLTLGEITYLSPRLQLWAFALDYDTMEREIAEPLFHLKLAMEQLAANQTFRCILATVLAIGNFLNGCKAGGFELSYLGKLSQVRDTHSRQPLLYHMCVLLLQLYPQSSDLYSDITSVTRTSKCDYTQVQSSLSQLEALCKSSWDQLRLLEREDEKKRGGRDRGGAREGTLRQRLPTFLKECEDRLKVSLIPFVSGLLSYDGERDECGGLL, encoded by the exons ATGACACAATCCTATCAAATCAAGGACATGCCCTTAACTTCAGGCCTCGACAAATCCTGGGTTTCCTTCCTAAAGTCTGCACCTCGTCTCTGCCTCAACACCTTGGACTTCTCCGACCTGTGGGATGAGGAGGACCTGGGATTGGACAGCGCCGAGGAAGACGGAGGCACCTTGACCAACCAAACCTCAGCATGTCTCcaaacaccacctcctcctcctcccatgcCTCCCTcagctcctccccctcccctgtctacAGGATATGCCTCTTCCATGGGGAAACCCTCAGGTTGTCGTACCTTAAAGCTCCACTGGAGGGAGCTACACAGCCTGCCCGCCCTACCCAGGGTTAGCCGCTTTGGGCCCCAGACCATCTGGGCTGGGCTGGAGCCGGTGCACCTGGACACCAACCGGCTCGAGTACCTGTTTGAGACCAAGGGAAATGGCTCCATCTGCAGCGTGCTGATGGGAAGGCAG AAGCTGCCGTCTGTCTCAGTTCTGGGGGTGAAACGGAGTAACATCATCACAATTGCCCTCAGTagcctccctcctccccacctgCTGCCTCCTGCCATTTACACCATGGACTGTAGTGTTCTGGACAGAGAGGACGTACAG cgTCTCCAGTCCCTGGTCCCCAGTGAAGAGGAGCTGTCTCTGATCAGGAAGGCCCAGGCCGAGTCCCCCCACTCGCCTCTGGCCCCAGCTGAGCTCTGTCTCCTAACCCTGGGGGAGATCACTTACCTGAGCCCCAGGCTTCAGCTCTGGGCTTTCGCTCTGGACTATGACaccatggaaaga GAAATTGCAGAGCCTCTCTTCCACCTGAAGCTTGCCATGGAACAGCTGGCAGCCAATCAGACCTTTAGATGCATCTTGGCCACTGTGCTAGCCATTGGTAACTTCCTCAATGGATGCAAG gCCGGTGGTTTTGAGTTGAGTTACCTGGGGAAGCTGTCTCAGGTCAGAGATACACACTCCCGTCAGCCTCTGCTGTACCATATGTGTGTTCTGCTCCTGCAGCTCTACCCACAGTCCTCAGACCTCTACTCTGATATCACCTCTGTCACCCGCAccagcaag tGTGACTACACCCAGGTCCAGTCCAGCCTCTCACAGCTGGAGGCCCTTTGCAAATCCTCATGGGACCAGCTGCGTCTGCTAGAACGGGAGgatgagaagaagagaggaggacggGACAGAGGAGGGGCGCGGGAGGGCACCCTGCGACAGAGGTTACCTACGTTCCTGAAGGAATGTGAGGACAGGCTGAAG GTTTCACTCATTCCTTTTGTTTCTGGGTTACTCTCGTACGATGGTGAGAGAGACGAATGCGGAGGACTTCTGTAA
- the si:ch211-63p21.2 gene encoding FH1/FH2 domain-containing protein 1 isoform X2, whose amino-acid sequence MTQSYQIKDMPLTSGLDKSWVSFLKSAPRLCLNTLDFSDLWDEEDLGLDSAEEDGGTLTNQTSACLQTPPPPPPMPPSAPPPPLSTGYASSMGKPSGCRTLKLHWRELHSLPALPRVSRFGPQTIWAGLEPVHLDTNRLEYLFETKGNGSICSVLMGRQLPSVSVLGVKRSNIITIALSSLPPPHLLPPAIYTMDCSVLDREDVQRLQSLVPSEEELSLIRKAQAESPHSPLAPAELCLLTLGEITYLSPRLQLWAFALDYDTMEREIAEPLFHLKLAMEQLAANQTFRCILATVLAIGNFLNGCKAGGFELSYLGKLSQVRDTHSRQPLLYHMCVLLLQLYPQSSDLYSDITSVTRTSKCDYTQVQSSLSQLEALCKSSWDQLRLLEREDEKKRGGRDRGGAREGTLRQRLPTFLKECEDRLKVLRAVHRRVINRFHSFLLFLGYSRTMVRETNAEDFCKTVSDFSLEYRATRLSILQQREREREREKGGKSPSSPAPNHKHHYHPHHHHQTPSQENLEQCKLEEVLKTPESDFQLDSTLPRHRSKKTDIRGRFSRKLKW is encoded by the exons ATGACACAATCCTATCAAATCAAGGACATGCCCTTAACTTCAGGCCTCGACAAATCCTGGGTTTCCTTCCTAAAGTCTGCACCTCGTCTCTGCCTCAACACCTTGGACTTCTCCGACCTGTGGGATGAGGAGGACCTGGGATTGGACAGCGCCGAGGAAGACGGAGGCACCTTGACCAACCAAACCTCAGCATGTCTCcaaacaccacctcctcctcctcccatgcCTCCCTcagctcctccccctcccctgtctacAGGATATGCCTCTTCCATGGGGAAACCCTCAGGTTGTCGTACCTTAAAGCTCCACTGGAGGGAGCTACACAGCCTGCCCGCCCTACCCAGGGTTAGCCGCTTTGGGCCCCAGACCATCTGGGCTGGGCTGGAGCCGGTGCACCTGGACACCAACCGGCTCGAGTACCTGTTTGAGACCAAGGGAAATGGCTCCATCTGCAGCGTGCTGATGGGAAGGCAG CTGCCGTCTGTCTCAGTTCTGGGGGTGAAACGGAGTAACATCATCACAATTGCCCTCAGTagcctccctcctccccacctgCTGCCTCCTGCCATTTACACCATGGACTGTAGTGTTCTGGACAGAGAGGACGTACAG cgTCTCCAGTCCCTGGTCCCCAGTGAAGAGGAGCTGTCTCTGATCAGGAAGGCCCAGGCCGAGTCCCCCCACTCGCCTCTGGCCCCAGCTGAGCTCTGTCTCCTAACCCTGGGGGAGATCACTTACCTGAGCCCCAGGCTTCAGCTCTGGGCTTTCGCTCTGGACTATGACaccatggaaaga GAAATTGCAGAGCCTCTCTTCCACCTGAAGCTTGCCATGGAACAGCTGGCAGCCAATCAGACCTTTAGATGCATCTTGGCCACTGTGCTAGCCATTGGTAACTTCCTCAATGGATGCAAG gCCGGTGGTTTTGAGTTGAGTTACCTGGGGAAGCTGTCTCAGGTCAGAGATACACACTCCCGTCAGCCTCTGCTGTACCATATGTGTGTTCTGCTCCTGCAGCTCTACCCACAGTCCTCAGACCTCTACTCTGATATCACCTCTGTCACCCGCAccagcaag tGTGACTACACCCAGGTCCAGTCCAGCCTCTCACAGCTGGAGGCCCTTTGCAAATCCTCATGGGACCAGCTGCGTCTGCTAGAACGGGAGgatgagaagaagagaggaggacggGACAGAGGAGGGGCGCGGGAGGGCACCCTGCGACAGAGGTTACCTACGTTCCTGAAGGAATGTGAGGACAGGCTGAAGGTACTGAGAGCTGTCCATCGGAGGGTTATCAACAG GTTTCACTCATTCCTTTTGTTTCTGGGTTACTCTCGTACGATGGTGAGAGAGACGAATGCGGAGGACTTCTGTAAGACCGTCAGTGACTTCTCCCTGGAATACAGAGCCACCCGTCTCTCCATCCTgcaacaaagggagagagagagggagcgagagaaaggagGAAAGAGTCCCAGCTCACCTGCACCTAACCACAAACACCActaccatccccaccaccaccaccagacaccTTCTCAG GAGAACTTGGAGCAGTGCAAACTAGAGGAAGTATTGAAGACCCCAGAATCTGACTTTCAGTTAGATTCTACCCTTCCACGCCATCGCAGTAAGAAGACTGATatcagag GTCGATTCTCCCGGAAGCTAAAGTGGTGA
- the si:ch211-63p21.2 gene encoding FH1/FH2 domain-containing protein 1 isoform X1 has translation MTQSYQIKDMPLTSGLDKSWVSFLKSAPRLCLNTLDFSDLWDEEDLGLDSAEEDGGTLTNQTSACLQTPPPPPPMPPSAPPPPLSTGYASSMGKPSGCRTLKLHWRELHSLPALPRVSRFGPQTIWAGLEPVHLDTNRLEYLFETKGNGSICSVLMGRQKLPSVSVLGVKRSNIITIALSSLPPPHLLPPAIYTMDCSVLDREDVQRLQSLVPSEEELSLIRKAQAESPHSPLAPAELCLLTLGEITYLSPRLQLWAFALDYDTMEREIAEPLFHLKLAMEQLAANQTFRCILATVLAIGNFLNGCKAGGFELSYLGKLSQVRDTHSRQPLLYHMCVLLLQLYPQSSDLYSDITSVTRTSKCDYTQVQSSLSQLEALCKSSWDQLRLLEREDEKKRGGRDRGGAREGTLRQRLPTFLKECEDRLKVLRAVHRRVINRFHSFLLFLGYSRTMVRETNAEDFCKTVSDFSLEYRATRLSILQQREREREREKGGKSPSSPAPNHKHHYHPHHHHQTPSQENLEQCKLEEVLKTPESDFQLDSTLPRHRSKKTDIRGRFSRKLKW, from the exons ATGACACAATCCTATCAAATCAAGGACATGCCCTTAACTTCAGGCCTCGACAAATCCTGGGTTTCCTTCCTAAAGTCTGCACCTCGTCTCTGCCTCAACACCTTGGACTTCTCCGACCTGTGGGATGAGGAGGACCTGGGATTGGACAGCGCCGAGGAAGACGGAGGCACCTTGACCAACCAAACCTCAGCATGTCTCcaaacaccacctcctcctcctcccatgcCTCCCTcagctcctccccctcccctgtctacAGGATATGCCTCTTCCATGGGGAAACCCTCAGGTTGTCGTACCTTAAAGCTCCACTGGAGGGAGCTACACAGCCTGCCCGCCCTACCCAGGGTTAGCCGCTTTGGGCCCCAGACCATCTGGGCTGGGCTGGAGCCGGTGCACCTGGACACCAACCGGCTCGAGTACCTGTTTGAGACCAAGGGAAATGGCTCCATCTGCAGCGTGCTGATGGGAAGGCAG AAGCTGCCGTCTGTCTCAGTTCTGGGGGTGAAACGGAGTAACATCATCACAATTGCCCTCAGTagcctccctcctccccacctgCTGCCTCCTGCCATTTACACCATGGACTGTAGTGTTCTGGACAGAGAGGACGTACAG cgTCTCCAGTCCCTGGTCCCCAGTGAAGAGGAGCTGTCTCTGATCAGGAAGGCCCAGGCCGAGTCCCCCCACTCGCCTCTGGCCCCAGCTGAGCTCTGTCTCCTAACCCTGGGGGAGATCACTTACCTGAGCCCCAGGCTTCAGCTCTGGGCTTTCGCTCTGGACTATGACaccatggaaaga GAAATTGCAGAGCCTCTCTTCCACCTGAAGCTTGCCATGGAACAGCTGGCAGCCAATCAGACCTTTAGATGCATCTTGGCCACTGTGCTAGCCATTGGTAACTTCCTCAATGGATGCAAG gCCGGTGGTTTTGAGTTGAGTTACCTGGGGAAGCTGTCTCAGGTCAGAGATACACACTCCCGTCAGCCTCTGCTGTACCATATGTGTGTTCTGCTCCTGCAGCTCTACCCACAGTCCTCAGACCTCTACTCTGATATCACCTCTGTCACCCGCAccagcaag tGTGACTACACCCAGGTCCAGTCCAGCCTCTCACAGCTGGAGGCCCTTTGCAAATCCTCATGGGACCAGCTGCGTCTGCTAGAACGGGAGgatgagaagaagagaggaggacggGACAGAGGAGGGGCGCGGGAGGGCACCCTGCGACAGAGGTTACCTACGTTCCTGAAGGAATGTGAGGACAGGCTGAAGGTACTGAGAGCTGTCCATCGGAGGGTTATCAACAG GTTTCACTCATTCCTTTTGTTTCTGGGTTACTCTCGTACGATGGTGAGAGAGACGAATGCGGAGGACTTCTGTAAGACCGTCAGTGACTTCTCCCTGGAATACAGAGCCACCCGTCTCTCCATCCTgcaacaaagggagagagagagggagcgagagaaaggagGAAAGAGTCCCAGCTCACCTGCACCTAACCACAAACACCActaccatccccaccaccaccaccagacaccTTCTCAG GAGAACTTGGAGCAGTGCAAACTAGAGGAAGTATTGAAGACCCCAGAATCTGACTTTCAGTTAGATTCTACCCTTCCACGCCATCGCAGTAAGAAGACTGATatcagag GTCGATTCTCCCGGAAGCTAAAGTGGTGA